A single Mangrovimonas sp. YM274 DNA region contains:
- a CDS encoding PKD domain-containing protein, which translates to MKNIKYIASICLIALLVFACSNDDDNADFVNSAVAPSNVSAAFNVTQDNTGLVTITPTGQGAVAFDIHFGDATEEPITLTAGESVEHIYDEGTYNVQVVAYNITGLETEVTQSLVVSFNPPENLMVTIENDLAVSKQVNVTATADFGITYDVYFGEPGNDDPVSGNMGETVSYVYQEAGTYTITVVAMSAAIETTTYTEEFTVTEILQPINPAPAQPSRYESDYISIFAGAYTNVAGTDYNPDWGQSGQGSSYAMFNLNGDDMLQYINLSYQGIQFGETVDASQMEYLHIDVWTADVDQIQIFPISLATGEQQVTQDLTPDQWNSFDIPLSAFTDQGLSIADLHQFKFVGEPWAAGSVFIDNLYFWKAPAAASGIEGIWQLAPEAGALMVGPSPGNGDWWSNDAQVVADRACFFDDKYVFSLGGTFNNVLDGETWIEPWQGMDPEACGAPVAPHDGSNPATFTYNEGDSTLTLNGTGAYLGLPKANNDGELPNVAVPSSITYDITLLDNNNTMIVSIEAGSGVFWTYKLVRYISPIVGSWQLAPEAGSLMVGPSPGNGDWWSIDDQGVADRACYYDDVYLFTSDGSFSNILGDETWVEGWQGADPEGCGAPVAPHDGSGTASYGYNETAGTLTLNGSGAYLGLPKANNSGELPNVAVPDAITYSVTLTDNDMTMTVSIEAGAGVFWTYKLIKQ; encoded by the coding sequence ATGAAAAATATTAAATACATAGCTTCCATTTGTCTGATAGCATTGTTGGTGTTTGCCTGTAGCAATGACGATGACAACGCAGATTTTGTGAACTCTGCTGTAGCTCCCTCCAATGTCTCCGCAGCCTTTAATGTCACACAAGACAATACAGGCTTAGTAACCATAACCCCAACAGGACAAGGCGCTGTAGCTTTTGATATACACTTTGGCGATGCCACCGAAGAGCCTATTACGCTTACCGCGGGTGAAAGTGTTGAACATATCTATGATGAAGGCACATACAATGTCCAAGTAGTAGCCTATAACATTACAGGTTTAGAAACTGAAGTAACCCAAAGCTTGGTAGTTTCATTTAATCCTCCTGAAAATTTAATGGTCACCATTGAAAATGATTTGGCTGTTTCCAAACAAGTCAACGTCACAGCAACAGCCGACTTTGGAATCACCTATGATGTGTATTTTGGAGAACCCGGCAATGATGATCCCGTTAGTGGTAATATGGGTGAAACTGTTTCTTATGTTTACCAAGAAGCCGGCACCTACACCATTACAGTTGTGGCAATGAGTGCAGCAATAGAAACAACCACCTATACAGAAGAATTTACAGTAACCGAAATTCTACAGCCTATCAACCCTGCACCAGCACAGCCATCTAGATATGAATCGGATTATATTTCAATTTTTGCAGGAGCCTACACCAATGTAGCAGGAACCGATTACAATCCAGATTGGGGACAATCGGGTCAAGGTAGTAGCTATGCAATGTTCAACCTGAATGGTGACGACATGCTACAGTACATCAATCTTAGCTATCAAGGCATTCAGTTTGGAGAAACGGTAGACGCTTCTCAAATGGAATATCTACATATTGATGTTTGGACTGCCGATGTAGACCAAATACAAATATTCCCAATCAGCTTAGCTACAGGAGAACAACAGGTGACCCAAGATTTAACTCCAGACCAATGGAATAGTTTCGACATTCCACTTTCGGCATTTACAGATCAAGGATTATCCATAGCAGACTTGCACCAATTTAAATTTGTTGGAGAGCCATGGGCCGCCGGCAGCGTCTTTATTGACAATCTTTATTTCTGGAAAGCCCCAGCGGCAGCTTCTGGAATTGAAGGCATTTGGCAATTAGCTCCAGAAGCAGGTGCATTGATGGTTGGTCCTAGTCCAGGTAATGGAGATTGGTGGTCCAACGATGCACAAGTAGTAGCTGATCGTGCCTGTTTCTTTGACGATAAATACGTATTCTCATTAGGCGGCACTTTTAATAATGTGTTGGACGGAGAAACTTGGATTGAACCTTGGCAAGGAATGGATCCTGAAGCCTGTGGTGCTCCAGTAGCACCTCACGACGGTTCCAATCCTGCAACATTTACCTATAATGAAGGAGACAGCACCTTAACCTTAAATGGAACTGGAGCTTACCTAGGCCTTCCAAAAGCCAATAACGATGGTGAACTGCCTAATGTAGCCGTACCAAGTTCCATCACTTACGACATTACACTTTTAGACAACAACAATACCATGATTGTGAGTATTGAAGCTGGTTCAGGAGTTTTCTGGACTTACAAACTAGTGCGTTACATTTCCCCTATTGTTGGGTCATGGCAATTAGCTCCTGAAGCTGGTTCCTTAATGGTGGGGCCAAGTCCCGGGAACGGAGACTGGTGGTCTATTGACGATCAAGGAGTAGCGGATAGAGCTTGTTACTATGATGATGTATATCTCTTTACATCAGACGGTTCGTTTAGCAATATCCTTGGAGATGAAACTTGGGTAGAAGGTTGGCAAGGTGCCGATCCCGAAGGCTGTGGCGCTCCGGTAGCCCCACATGACGGCTCAGGTACAGCTTCCTACGGCTACAATGAAACTGCAGGAACTTTAACACTAAATGGCTCTGGAGCCTACCTAGGCCTTCCTAAAGCAAATAACAGTGGGGAGCTTCCCAATGTGGCAGTTCCAGACGCAATCACTTACAGCGTAACTTTAACCGATAACGACATGACCATGACTGTCAGTATCGAAGCAGGAGCAGGCGTATTCTGGACCTATAAATTGATTAAGCAATAA
- a CDS encoding family 16 glycosylhydrolase, which yields MKQTMLNICLSLLCAFSMSCSSGSDDSQPTGDDDGGIVPIIPSALVLDITKVGANAQFPNGDGSGTIQCTASAIDAVSYGFRFGNGEEIPSTNGTMEFTYTNPGTNNYTIYVYAYSSTDHNISTSETISLYVDDSVQLVWSDEFDVNGAPDTSKWGYNIGTGQSGWGNNESQYYTDRADNVIVEDGVLKIIAKRENFQGSEFTSARLLTKDKFEFTHGKVEIRAKLPEGGGTWPALWLLGANIDAVGWPACGETDIMEHVGNNQGYIQSAMHTPSSFGNTSNLGGQQVANVSSEFHTYELEWTSEKMVFSVDGNVHYTYQPSNKNDQTWPFDLDQFIIMNVAMGGNLGGTIDPNFMESTMEVDYVRVYQ from the coding sequence ATGAAACAGACCATGTTAAATATATGTCTTAGCTTACTTTGCGCTTTTTCCATGTCATGTTCCAGTGGCAGCGATGATTCACAACCCACTGGAGATGATGATGGGGGCATTGTGCCAATTATTCCTTCAGCTTTGGTATTAGATATTACCAAAGTAGGAGCCAATGCACAATTTCCCAACGGAGATGGTTCCGGCACCATTCAATGTACAGCCTCGGCAATAGATGCCGTGAGTTACGGCTTCCGTTTTGGAAATGGAGAGGAAATACCAAGTACCAATGGCACTATGGAATTCACTTATACCAATCCCGGTACCAACAATTACACCATCTATGTGTATGCTTATTCAAGTACAGACCACAACATTAGCACTTCAGAAACCATTTCACTATATGTAGACGATTCCGTGCAATTAGTTTGGTCGGATGAATTTGATGTTAACGGTGCTCCAGACACCTCCAAATGGGGCTACAATATTGGAACAGGACAAAGTGGTTGGGGTAACAATGAGTCGCAATATTATACCGATAGAGCGGATAATGTTATTGTTGAAGATGGGGTGTTAAAAATCATTGCTAAACGTGAAAACTTCCAAGGATCAGAGTTCACCTCAGCAAGATTGTTGACCAAGGACAAGTTTGAATTCACCCACGGTAAAGTTGAAATTCGTGCCAAACTTCCAGAAGGAGGAGGCACTTGGCCTGCGTTATGGCTGTTGGGTGCCAATATAGATGCCGTAGGCTGGCCAGCCTGTGGCGAAACAGACATTATGGAACATGTTGGCAACAACCAAGGTTATATACAAAGCGCCATGCACACCCCTTCCAGTTTTGGAAACACCTCTAATTTGGGTGGTCAACAAGTAGCTAATGTTTCAAGTGAATTTCATACTTATGAGCTGGAATGGACTTCGGAAAAGATGGTGTTTTCTGTGGACGGCAATGTGCATTACACCTATCAACCAAGTAATAAAAATGACCAAACCTGGCCATTTGATTTAGATCAATTTATCATTATGAATGTTGCCATGGGAGGAAATCTAGGCGGTACTATCGACCCCAATTTTATGGAATCCACTATGGAAGTAGACTATGTAAGGGTATATCAATAA
- a CDS encoding TonB-dependent receptor yields MISKLISTTLFLLVSALTFSQNVNVTGTVSDTDALPLPGVNIIIKDTSKGVTTDFDGNFQLENVPINSILVFSYVGYQTQEILITESTSLNVILQVDTETLDEVVVVGYGTQKLSKVSGSVATVKEEAVEQLKPVRVEEALQSNAAGVNIISSGSPGAGPAIAIRGVVSNSGSSPLVVIDGIQQTLADLNSLNPSDVASISVLKDAALAAIYGVKGGNGVIVVTTKSGSKYGKTTFNFDTYYGVQEVTKTIDVLNASEYAAILNEASANAGEGVIFPNISQFGVGTDWQDEVLRTAPIETYNISAAGGGEKVDYYASAGYLSQEGVVGGGEKSFFDRLTLANRLNADLTDKFKLLLNTNYTNIKGKGLAENSVNSVLANALNFDPTVPVYDDNGDYSISNNITQEIVNPLAQIANTFNESNTNKLFGKVELQYDLLDNLKVTSRFGYTYVDIYNKNFSPFVFYGVGHNATNANPDLSPIVTVDDETGEETRTHNRVSESKTNYFNYTYELFANYNFIINENHNFETVLGMSMQRDKGENITANAQDIPFNSWTYADVSSATGDAESQTSSSWQYVKRNLSYFGRVNYDYKGKYLLSFTGRVDGSTVFGKNNKFGFFPSGSLGWVISNEDFYSSNTFDYIKIRGSYGTVGNDNIPNQFSRISTFPKYVFDGNILTGSTLGTIPNEDVSWEKQIQINAGFDLRVFNNSLSLTADYYQKTTDDLLFDPTPSLYLGSITPPPANIGKSKTNGVDVSLGYNNSFSETFSFSTSVNFTTVSTNVEEVANDSKFIWGSGYGIPFTNITRFEEGFTPWYFYGYQTDGIFQNQSEIDAHATQTGAQPGDIRYADVNGDGIINDSDRTKIGDPFPDFTIGWNLSFNYKNIDFNVSTFASVGNDIYRAYERNSNYTNRFASVLNRWTGEGSSNTEPRVTFVDNNNNTRASDRYIEDGSYFRVKNIQLGYTLPQSVYDKTGLSSVRLYAQVKNAFTFTDYSGYDPEISAGSFSDTGIDRGTYPIPRIWAMGLNVKF; encoded by the coding sequence ATGATTTCAAAACTTATTTCAACGACACTTTTCCTTTTAGTGTCAGCATTAACATTCTCCCAAAATGTTAATGTTACTGGAACGGTATCTGATACAGACGCCCTACCGTTACCAGGTGTTAATATCATTATTAAGGATACAAGTAAAGGAGTTACCACAGATTTTGATGGTAATTTCCAATTAGAAAATGTCCCGATCAATTCCATCTTGGTTTTCTCCTATGTGGGATACCAAACACAGGAAATTCTCATTACAGAAAGCACAAGTCTGAATGTCATACTTCAAGTGGATACCGAAACTCTGGATGAAGTAGTGGTAGTAGGATACGGAACCCAAAAACTAAGTAAGGTATCGGGTTCTGTAGCAACAGTAAAAGAGGAAGCGGTAGAACAACTGAAGCCTGTACGGGTTGAAGAAGCCCTTCAATCTAATGCTGCTGGGGTCAATATTATCTCAAGTGGTTCCCCTGGTGCAGGTCCTGCAATCGCTATTAGAGGAGTTGTTTCCAACAGCGGAAGTAGCCCTTTGGTGGTTATTGATGGTATTCAGCAAACTTTGGCCGACCTAAACTCTCTAAACCCTTCCGATGTTGCCTCTATAAGCGTCCTTAAAGATGCTGCCTTAGCGGCCATTTATGGTGTTAAAGGAGGAAATGGAGTTATTGTAGTAACCACAAAATCGGGTTCCAAATATGGGAAAACTACGTTTAACTTCGACACGTATTATGGGGTTCAAGAAGTCACTAAAACCATCGACGTCCTTAATGCCAGTGAATATGCCGCTATTCTTAATGAAGCCAGTGCCAATGCTGGTGAAGGTGTAATATTTCCAAATATTTCTCAATTTGGAGTAGGCACAGACTGGCAGGACGAAGTACTTCGCACCGCTCCCATCGAAACTTATAATATTTCTGCCGCTGGAGGTGGAGAAAAAGTTGATTACTACGCTTCTGCGGGGTACTTAAGCCAAGAAGGTGTTGTAGGCGGTGGAGAAAAATCATTCTTTGACAGGCTAACTCTTGCCAATAGATTGAATGCCGACCTTACAGATAAATTCAAATTACTTCTAAACACCAATTACACCAACATTAAAGGTAAAGGGTTGGCCGAAAATAGCGTGAACAGCGTATTGGCCAACGCATTAAATTTTGACCCTACAGTTCCAGTTTATGATGACAATGGCGACTACAGCATCAGTAATAACATTACTCAGGAAATTGTAAATCCACTTGCTCAAATTGCCAATACTTTCAATGAAAGTAACACCAATAAGCTCTTTGGAAAAGTTGAATTGCAATACGACTTGTTAGACAATTTAAAAGTAACCTCCCGCTTTGGTTACACCTATGTAGATATTTACAACAAAAACTTTTCACCCTTTGTATTCTATGGTGTTGGCCATAATGCCACCAATGCGAATCCAGATTTATCACCAATTGTAACGGTTGATGATGAAACGGGTGAAGAAACGAGAACCCACAACAGAGTAAGTGAGTCCAAAACCAATTACTTTAATTACACCTACGAGCTATTTGCGAACTACAATTTCATAATCAATGAAAACCACAATTTTGAAACCGTATTAGGTATGTCAATGCAACGGGACAAAGGCGAAAATATTACGGCCAATGCTCAAGACATTCCTTTCAATTCGTGGACCTATGCCGATGTTAGTTCAGCAACCGGTGATGCCGAGTCGCAAACCTCTAGTTCTTGGCAATATGTAAAACGAAACCTATCCTACTTCGGACGTGTAAATTATGACTATAAAGGCAAATACTTATTGTCCTTTACAGGACGTGTTGATGGGTCGACTGTATTTGGTAAGAACAATAAATTCGGGTTTTTCCCTTCAGGATCTCTTGGTTGGGTAATTTCAAACGAAGACTTCTACAGCTCCAATACTTTTGATTACATCAAAATTAGAGGAAGTTATGGTACCGTAGGAAATGACAACATCCCTAACCAATTCTCTAGAATTTCTACATTTCCTAAATATGTTTTTGATGGCAATATCTTAACAGGGTCTACTTTAGGAACCATTCCTAATGAAGATGTATCTTGGGAAAAGCAAATACAAATCAATGCTGGTTTTGATTTAAGAGTATTCAACAATTCGCTGTCTCTTACTGCAGATTATTATCAAAAAACTACAGATGATTTGCTATTCGACCCAACACCCTCTCTATATCTAGGGTCTATTACCCCTCCTCCTGCAAACATAGGTAAATCCAAAACCAATGGTGTTGATGTTTCCCTGGGGTATAACAATAGTTTTTCAGAAACCTTCTCATTTAGCACTAGTGTAAACTTTACAACCGTAAGCACCAATGTAGAAGAAGTTGCAAATGACAGTAAGTTTATATGGGGCTCTGGTTATGGAATTCCCTTCACAAATATCACGCGCTTTGAAGAAGGCTTCACTCCGTGGTATTTCTATGGCTACCAAACAGACGGCATTTTCCAAAACCAATCTGAAATTGATGCACATGCAACGCAAACTGGAGCACAACCTGGAGACATCCGTTATGCAGATGTAAATGGTGATGGCATCATTAACGATAGCGACCGTACAAAAATTGGAGACCCTTTTCCTGACTTTACCATTGGATGGAACTTATCCTTCAATTATAAAAACATAGATTTCAATGTGTCCACATTTGCTTCGGTAGGAAATGATATTTATCGTGCCTACGAAAGAAATTCAAACTATACCAACCGTTTTGCATCTGTTTTAAACCGTTGGACGGGAGAAGGCTCCAGTAATACAGAACCAAGGGTAACCTTTGTAGACAACAATAACAATACACGTGCTTCGGATAGATATATTGAAGATGGAAGCTATTTCAGAGTTAAAAATATCCAATTAGGTTACACCCTTCCACAATCTGTTTATGACAAAACTGGGTTGAGCAGTGTACGTCTTTATGCACAGGTTAAAAATGCCTTTACGTTTACCGATTATTCAGGCTACGACCCAGAAATATCTGCTGGATCATTTTCTGATACGGGAATTGACAGAGGAACCTATCCAATCCCAAGAATTTGGGCCATGGGTTTAAATGTTAAATTTTAA
- the bglX gene encoding beta-glucosidase BglX has translation MKTRLNNVWGYALAVLLCACGNANDTKKSVDTNVKSQQGLNPDIERKVDSLLDLMTLEEKIGQMNQYTGFWEVTGPMPSEGNQALKYEHLKKGWVGSMLNVTGAKEVTALQKIAVEETRLGIPLIIGFDVVHGYKTVSPIPLAEAASWDLEAIQRSAEVAAKEAAASGINWTFAPMVDISRDVRWGRVMEGAGEDPFLGSKIAIARVQGFQGDDLSANSTIAACAKHFAAYGFPESGKDYNTADLGTSTLYNVVLPPFKAANDAGARTFMNSFNELNGIPATGDSFLQRQILKGDWNFNGFVVSDWGSIGEMIAHGYAKDGQEAAKIAANAGSDMDMESHLYVEHLSQLVKDGAVKEAYINDAARRILRVKYELGLFEDPYKYSNETNETNVVGSTEIKEAVLDMAKKSIVLLKNDKQLLPLKKDGLNIAVIGALANDKTSPLGNWRLGAKNGTAISLLEGLATYKGNTITYVQGPNFVENDIAFSRQLEYNSSNKKGVEEAVSAAKNADVVLMALGEHAMQTGEGRSQANIEMDPLQQELLEAVYKANPNIVLVLSNGRPLAINWANENIPSILETWHLGTQSGHAIAQVLYGDYNPSGKLPMTFPRSVGQVPIYYNHKSSGRPNEPSPGEVFWSHYTDESNMPLYPFGYGLSYTSFEYGNLQVSNVENNSVKVSVTITNTGAYSGKEVAQLYIHDLFASVTRPIKELKGFEMISLEPGTSQTVTFTLTEKELGFYDNQGKYIVEPGDFKVFVGGSSASGLESEFTIN, from the coding sequence ATGAAAACACGGTTAAATAATGTTTGGGGCTATGCCCTAGCGGTACTTCTTTGTGCCTGCGGAAATGCAAACGACACCAAAAAATCTGTTGATACCAACGTAAAATCTCAGCAGGGACTGAATCCTGATATTGAAAGGAAAGTAGACTCTCTACTCGATCTTATGACCCTCGAAGAAAAGATAGGTCAGATGAATCAATATACAGGATTTTGGGAGGTGACAGGCCCTATGCCAAGCGAAGGGAATCAAGCCTTAAAATACGAACACCTTAAAAAAGGTTGGGTAGGTTCCATGTTGAATGTTACGGGGGCCAAAGAGGTAACAGCCCTGCAAAAAATTGCGGTTGAAGAAACCCGATTGGGAATACCATTGATCATTGGGTTTGATGTGGTACACGGCTATAAAACGGTTAGTCCTATCCCTTTGGCCGAAGCTGCCAGCTGGGATTTGGAAGCCATCCAACGTTCAGCCGAAGTAGCCGCCAAAGAAGCCGCTGCCTCAGGAATAAACTGGACCTTTGCCCCAATGGTAGATATTTCTAGAGATGTCAGATGGGGACGCGTTATGGAAGGCGCCGGGGAAGACCCTTTTCTGGGAAGTAAAATTGCAATCGCAAGAGTACAAGGATTTCAGGGAGATGACCTTTCTGCCAACAGTACCATTGCAGCCTGTGCCAAGCACTTTGCAGCCTATGGCTTTCCCGAATCTGGAAAAGATTACAATACGGCAGACCTAGGAACATCAACCTTATACAATGTTGTACTCCCCCCTTTCAAAGCAGCCAATGATGCTGGCGCAAGAACCTTTATGAACTCCTTTAATGAACTCAATGGCATTCCTGCCACTGGAGATAGCTTTTTACAACGTCAAATTCTAAAAGGCGATTGGAACTTTAATGGCTTTGTAGTGTCCGATTGGGGCTCCATAGGCGAAATGATTGCCCATGGTTATGCCAAAGACGGACAAGAAGCCGCCAAAATTGCTGCCAATGCAGGCTCTGATATGGATATGGAATCTCATCTATATGTAGAACACCTTTCGCAATTGGTAAAAGATGGCGCAGTAAAAGAGGCTTATATTAATGATGCTGCCAGACGTATTTTAAGAGTAAAATATGAATTGGGATTATTTGAGGATCCTTACAAATATTCCAACGAAACCAACGAAACCAATGTAGTAGGTAGTACCGAAATAAAGGAAGCAGTTTTGGACATGGCAAAAAAATCTATTGTTCTCCTTAAAAACGACAAACAATTGCTTCCACTTAAAAAAGACGGTCTTAATATTGCTGTCATTGGCGCACTTGCCAACGATAAAACAAGTCCCTTGGGAAATTGGCGATTGGGAGCAAAAAACGGAACAGCCATATCCCTTTTGGAAGGACTTGCAACCTACAAGGGAAATACCATCACTTATGTACAAGGTCCCAATTTTGTTGAAAACGACATTGCCTTTTCTCGTCAATTGGAATATAATTCCTCCAATAAAAAAGGCGTAGAGGAAGCTGTATCAGCCGCAAAAAATGCCGATGTGGTATTAATGGCTTTAGGGGAACATGCTATGCAAACAGGTGAAGGACGAAGTCAAGCCAATATTGAGATGGATCCATTACAACAAGAATTATTGGAAGCCGTTTACAAGGCCAATCCTAATATTGTTTTGGTATTAAGTAACGGACGGCCCTTAGCCATTAATTGGGCCAACGAGAACATCCCTTCCATATTGGAAACTTGGCACTTGGGCACCCAAAGCGGTCATGCCATTGCCCAAGTCCTCTATGGTGATTATAATCCAAGTGGCAAATTGCCAATGACCTTCCCTAGAAGTGTGGGACAAGTTCCAATTTACTACAATCACAAAAGCTCAGGTAGACCTAATGAACCTTCTCCAGGAGAAGTCTTTTGGTCGCATTATACAGACGAAAGCAATATGCCTTTGTACCCATTTGGATATGGACTAAGCTACACTTCCTTCGAGTATGGCAACCTACAAGTTTCGAATGTTGAAAATAATAGCGTAAAGGTTTCAGTTACCATAACCAATACAGGGGCTTATTCTGGAAAAGAAGTGGCGCAGTTGTATATCCATGATTTGTTTGCTAGTGTTACCCGCCCAATAAAAGAATTGAAAGGTTTTGAAATGATTTCCTTGGAACCGGGAACTTCCCAAACCGTAACCTTCACTTTAACTGAAAAAGAGTTAGGTTTCTACGATAACCAAGGGAAATACATTGTAGAGCCAGGAGACTTTAAAGTATTTGTTGGCGGAAGTTCCGCAAGTGGTTTAGAATCTGAATTCACAATAAACTAA
- a CDS encoding RagB/SusD family nutrient uptake outer membrane protein produces MKTMKYLNKIFLVGTALLTVNACSNYVDFEPSETHEIVADVYFQSKGDYEAILTGCYDPLQWLYLNTLIGDIATENSLCGGESATDVVGLQQIDDYTHNPNNDNLTSIWQWCYEGVNRVNYLEENKAKLDFEGKDAIYGQAYFLRAYYYFELVKFFGDVPLFTERRLDGTDSGTLQRTPKEEVYAQIENDLLEAVNSIPTTQTQDGRITKYAAQALLGKVYLFQDKFPEAAAMLQNVIGVYSLVPDYESQFLRSGENGPESVFEIQYSNESEWYDWGCPTCGEGNFGIIHNGPRAYSGPQFASGWSFNIPTETLYNSFEEGDTRRDASILNIVAYAEETGASYAEGYEHTGYFNRKYIPRAGESGAQTELNYLTNYRAIRYADVLLMAAEANARGNIDEDLARQYLNEVRERAFGNSDHNISSSGTALVQAIWAERNLELSMEGHHFFDLVRTGQAATEIEGFVSGKHDVFPVPQREIDISGLTQNPQY; encoded by the coding sequence ATGAAAACTATGAAATATCTAAATAAAATTTTCCTGGTAGGTACCGCACTTCTTACGGTTAATGCCTGCTCAAATTATGTCGATTTTGAACCATCCGAAACCCATGAAATCGTAGCCGATGTCTATTTTCAGTCCAAAGGAGACTATGAAGCCATTCTTACAGGCTGCTATGACCCTCTTCAATGGCTGTATCTCAACACTTTGATTGGGGACATAGCCACAGAAAACTCGCTTTGCGGTGGTGAAAGTGCTACCGATGTGGTAGGGTTACAACAGATTGATGACTACACACATAACCCCAATAATGATAATTTAACCTCTATTTGGCAATGGTGTTACGAAGGGGTAAACCGCGTAAATTATCTAGAAGAAAACAAGGCAAAATTAGATTTTGAAGGCAAAGACGCCATTTACGGCCAAGCCTATTTTTTAAGAGCATACTATTACTTTGAGTTAGTTAAGTTTTTTGGAGACGTTCCTTTATTTACAGAGCGCAGACTTGATGGCACAGATTCAGGAACGCTTCAAAGAACACCTAAAGAAGAGGTGTATGCGCAAATAGAAAATGATTTATTGGAAGCTGTAAACAGTATTCCAACTACTCAAACCCAAGATGGGCGCATCACCAAATATGCTGCGCAAGCACTTTTGGGGAAAGTATACCTGTTCCAGGATAAATTTCCAGAAGCTGCCGCAATGCTACAAAATGTCATTGGCGTTTACAGTTTGGTCCCCGATTATGAAAGTCAATTTTTAAGATCGGGAGAAAATGGACCTGAATCCGTATTTGAAATTCAATACTCCAACGAATCGGAATGGTACGATTGGGGATGTCCAACCTGTGGCGAAGGGAACTTCGGTATCATCCACAATGGCCCAAGAGCTTACTCAGGACCTCAATTTGCCTCGGGATGGAGTTTCAATATTCCTACCGAAACCCTTTACAATTCGTTTGAAGAGGGAGACACACGCCGAGATGCCTCCATCCTAAACATAGTAGCATATGCTGAAGAAACGGGTGCTTCCTATGCAGAAGGTTACGAACATACCGGATACTTCAATAGAAAGTACATTCCCAGAGCCGGTGAAAGTGGTGCCCAGACGGAATTGAATTACCTCACCAATTACAGAGCGATCCGTTATGCCGACGTATTGTTAATGGCGGCAGAAGCCAACGCCAGAGGTAACATTGATGAGGATTTAGCCAGACAATACTTAAATGAAGTCCGTGAACGTGCCTTTGGAAATTCAGACCATAATATTTCAAGTTCAGGAACTGCTTTGGTACAAGCTATTTGGGCAGAGCGTAATTTGGAACTCTCCATGGAAGGCCATCACTTTTTTGATTTGGTAAGAACGGGGCAGGCAGCTACCGAAATAGAAGGCTTTGTTTCTGGCAAACATGACGTATTTCCTGTACCGCAACGTGAAATTGATATTTCAGGACTAACCCAAAACCCACAATACTAA
- a CDS encoding PKD domain-containing protein: MKHLKYIIGLLLVGFFTFFSCEEEDYEFGDIIAPSNLQITANIVGQDAENPYGDGSGNVNFSATADNAITYQYVYNGSESLTPNGEKTYSFGNTGVHTYTVTVLAFGTGGATSSASIEVEVLALYAPPADLLTMLTNDSSRTWRLKAEAAGHFGVGPADETSPIWWSAAPFDKEGLGAYDDHFIFNIDGTFTHITNGTGYGQATPLDQDFGVAGQTANADNEYENYPLDDYSESWALSAPGGQETLTFSNVGYHGFYVGGDHSYAILERSANEMMIKTVGSDGNGWFAILIAED; encoded by the coding sequence ATGAAACATTTAAAATATATCATTGGACTATTACTTGTTGGCTTCTTCACGTTCTTTAGTTGTGAAGAAGAAGACTACGAATTTGGAGACATCATAGCTCCTTCCAACCTTCAGATTACAGCAAACATTGTTGGACAGGATGCCGAGAACCCTTATGGCGATGGTAGTGGAAATGTTAACTTTTCAGCAACTGCAGACAACGCTATTACGTATCAATATGTGTACAACGGTTCAGAATCCTTGACTCCTAACGGCGAAAAGACCTATAGCTTTGGAAACACGGGAGTGCACACCTACACGGTAACTGTTTTGGCTTTTGGAACAGGAGGCGCTACAAGCAGTGCCTCAATAGAAGTAGAGGTTTTGGCACTTTATGCTCCACCTGCAGATTTACTTACTATGTTAACCAACGACAGTTCCAGAACCTGGAGACTGAAAGCAGAGGCGGCAGGCCACTTTGGAGTTGGACCAGCCGATGAAACCAGCCCAATTTGGTGGTCGGCAGCTCCTTTCGACAAAGAAGGATTGGGAGCTTATGATGATCACTTTATTTTTAATATCGATGGCACCTTCACACACATTACCAACGGTACTGGATATGGACAGGCCACTCCTTTGGACCAAGATTTTGGAGTTGCTGGACAAACCGCCAACGCTGACAATGAATATGAAAACTACCCTCTCGATGACTATTCCGAATCATGGGCATTAAGTGCTCCAGGGGGACAGGAAACCTTGACTTTTTCAAATGTTGGATACCACGGATTTTATGTTGGTGGTGACCATAGCTATGCAATTCTAGAGCGTTCAGCCAATGAAATGATGATTAAGACGGTAGGATCTGACGGCAACGGTTGGTTTGCCATTTTGATTGCCGAAGACTAG